A region from the Aquimarina sp. ERC-38 genome encodes:
- a CDS encoding AIR synthase related protein, with amino-acid sequence MSREVSNRYAGRGVSASKEDVHNAIKNIDKGLFPKAFCKIVPDYLTGSQEHCLVMHADGAGTKSSLAYMYWKETGDLTVWKGIAQDALIMNIDDLLCVGATDNIMLSSTIGRNKNVIPGEVISAIINGTEELLEDLRKFGVNIHATGGETADVGDLVRTLIVDSTVTARIKRSQVIDNANIQEGDVIIGLASFGQASYESEYNGGMGSNGLTSARHDVFSKELAKKYPESYDHQMPEQLVYSGTAKLTDPVKNTPLDAGKLVLSPTRTYAPIIQEILKNTDRSKIHGMVHCSGGAQTKILHFIDQFHIIKDNLFSTPPLFQLIQKNSGTDWKEMYQVFNMGHRMELYVTPEIAEDIIAFSNSFSVEAKIIGRVEASTSKKLTIKSEHGTFTYT; translated from the coding sequence ATGAGCCGGGAGGTAAGCAATCGATACGCGGGGCGGGGTGTTTCCGCTTCTAAAGAAGATGTTCACAATGCTATTAAAAACATTGATAAAGGTTTGTTTCCCAAAGCGTTTTGTAAAATTGTTCCGGACTATTTGACCGGAAGCCAGGAGCATTGCCTGGTCATGCACGCAGATGGTGCCGGAACTAAGTCGTCACTGGCTTATATGTACTGGAAGGAAACGGGTGATCTAACTGTATGGAAAGGAATCGCACAAGATGCCCTTATTATGAATATCGACGACCTTTTATGCGTAGGTGCCACAGATAACATTATGCTGTCTTCAACTATCGGTCGGAATAAAAATGTAATTCCTGGGGAAGTCATTTCAGCAATTATTAACGGTACCGAAGAATTACTGGAAGATTTACGAAAATTTGGTGTCAATATTCATGCTACCGGGGGAGAAACGGCAGACGTGGGGGATTTGGTGAGAACCCTGATTGTTGATTCCACGGTTACTGCTCGTATAAAACGTTCGCAGGTGATTGACAATGCAAATATACAGGAAGGCGATGTAATTATAGGCTTGGCTTCTTTCGGTCAGGCATCCTATGAATCCGAATATAACGGAGGTATGGGAAGCAACGGATTAACTTCAGCCCGGCATGATGTTTTTTCTAAAGAGTTAGCCAAAAAATATCCGGAAAGTTACGACCACCAGATGCCTGAACAATTAGTATATTCCGGTACAGCAAAATTAACTGATCCGGTTAAGAATACACCACTAGATGCCGGGAAATTGGTATTGTCCCCTACACGAACTTATGCACCGATTATACAAGAAATCCTAAAAAATACAGATCGTAGTAAAATTCATGGGATGGTACATTGCAGTGGTGGCGCACAAACTAAGATCTTACACTTTATAGACCAGTTTCATATTATAAAAGATAATTTATTTTCCACTCCACCTTTATTTCAATTAATTCAGAAAAATTCAGGTACCGATTGGAAAGAAATGTACCAGGTATTCAACATGGGGCATCGTATGGAATTATACGTAACTCCTGAAATCGCCGAAGATATTATTGCCTTTAGTAATAGCTTTTCAGTAGAAGCAAAAATAATAGGTAGGGTAGAAGCCTCAACTTCTAAAAAACTAACCATTAAAAGCGAACATGGCACTTTTACGTATACATAA
- a CDS encoding glutamine synthetase III, with the protein MATLRFQALHETLHRKPILVIEKEKRSGIFGTQVFNKKQMRQHLTTEALKSVKDAIEQGSKINRKIADQIAMAMKEWALSKGATHYTHWFQPLTGVTAEKHDAFFHTINENEGMERFGGNQLVQQEPDASSFPSGGIRNTFEARGYTAWDPTSPAFVYGTTLCIPTVFVAYTGEALDNKTPLLRALQAVDTAATAIAKYFDKNVKKVNASLGWEQEYFLIDRALVNSRPDLVMTGRTLLGHSSAKGQQLEDHYFGSIPTRALSFMRELEQECLVLGIPIKTRHNEVAPNQFEIAPIHEETNLAVDHNSLIMDLMDKIALKHQFKVLLHEKPFAGVNGSGKHNNWSLKTNLGVNLLSPGKTPMSNLQFLTFFVNTIKAINDYEELMRAGVASAGNDHRLGSNEAPPAIISVFIGKQLTEVLKELEGVTTGKLSPKEKTELKLNVVGKIPEILLDNTDRNRTSPFAFTGNKFEFRAVGSNANCANPMTILNTIVAKQLKEFKIEVDILIDTKNLKKDEAVFNVLREYIKKSKNILFEGNGYGEEWIAEASKRKLSNNRSTPEALKAKISKKSLDLFQEMKVMNEVESKARYEIEIEEYVMRIRIEGRVLGDIARNHVIPTAIRYQNLLIKNVAGLKDLYGKEFKNYAKEQLGIIEKISGHIEAINSKVNAMTSERKIANSTTDLDHKASAYCNQVLPLFEEIRYHCDKLELVVDNELWPLTKYRELLFTL; encoded by the coding sequence ATGGCTACTTTACGATTTCAGGCGTTACACGAAACTTTACATCGAAAACCTATATTAGTAATAGAAAAAGAGAAAAGATCCGGGATTTTCGGGACGCAGGTTTTTAATAAAAAACAAATGCGCCAGCATCTCACTACCGAAGCTTTAAAGAGTGTAAAGGATGCTATCGAACAAGGTAGTAAGATCAATCGTAAAATAGCCGATCAGATCGCCATGGCCATGAAAGAATGGGCGTTATCCAAAGGGGCAACACATTATACCCATTGGTTTCAACCTTTAACTGGGGTAACTGCCGAAAAACACGATGCTTTTTTTCATACGATTAATGAAAATGAGGGGATGGAACGCTTCGGTGGAAACCAACTGGTACAGCAAGAGCCGGATGCTTCTTCTTTTCCTAGCGGCGGTATTAGAAATACCTTTGAAGCTCGTGGGTATACCGCCTGGGATCCTACCTCACCTGCATTTGTCTATGGGACAACACTTTGTATCCCGACCGTTTTTGTGGCATATACTGGAGAAGCCCTGGATAATAAAACCCCGTTGTTACGAGCGCTTCAAGCGGTAGATACTGCCGCCACTGCTATTGCAAAATATTTTGATAAAAATGTAAAAAAAGTAAATGCTTCCCTGGGTTGGGAACAAGAATATTTTTTAATTGACCGGGCTTTGGTAAATTCCCGTCCGGATTTGGTTATGACGGGTCGTACTTTATTGGGTCATTCTTCGGCCAAAGGGCAACAACTAGAAGACCATTATTTTGGTAGTATTCCTACCCGGGCATTGTCTTTTATGCGCGAGTTAGAACAAGAATGCTTAGTATTAGGTATCCCTATAAAAACGCGTCATAATGAAGTCGCACCTAATCAGTTTGAAATTGCACCTATTCATGAAGAAACCAATTTGGCAGTAGACCACAATTCGCTGATCATGGATTTAATGGATAAAATTGCCCTAAAGCACCAGTTTAAAGTATTATTACATGAAAAACCTTTTGCCGGCGTAAATGGTTCCGGAAAACATAACAACTGGTCTTTAAAAACCAATCTGGGGGTCAACTTATTAAGTCCTGGTAAAACCCCTATGAGTAACTTGCAGTTTCTTACCTTTTTTGTTAATACGATCAAAGCAATTAATGATTATGAAGAATTGATGCGTGCCGGGGTTGCCTCTGCCGGAAATGACCATCGTTTAGGTTCTAATGAAGCACCGCCGGCGATTATCTCCGTATTTATAGGGAAGCAACTGACCGAAGTTTTAAAGGAACTAGAAGGGGTGACTACTGGTAAATTATCCCCAAAAGAAAAAACCGAACTTAAATTAAACGTAGTAGGTAAAATACCGGAAATACTGCTGGATAATACCGATCGTAACCGGACATCCCCCTTCGCCTTTACTGGAAATAAATTTGAATTTAGGGCGGTAGGGTCCAATGCAAATTGTGCTAATCCTATGACGATCTTAAATACTATTGTTGCCAAGCAGCTTAAGGAATTTAAAATTGAAGTGGATATATTGATTGATACAAAAAACTTAAAAAAAGACGAAGCGGTTTTTAATGTCTTACGGGAATATATTAAAAAGTCCAAAAATATTCTCTTTGAAGGAAACGGCTACGGTGAGGAATGGATTGCCGAAGCTTCTAAAAGAAAATTAAGTAATAACCGTTCTACCCCGGAAGCCTTAAAAGCAAAAATATCAAAGAAATCTTTGGACTTGTTTCAGGAAATGAAAGTAATGAATGAGGTAGAAAGTAAGGCCCGCTACGAAATCGAAATTGAAGAATACGTCATGCGTATTCGTATTGAAGGTAGGGTACTTGGTGATATTGCCAGAAATCATGTGATTCCAACCGCCATACGATACCAGAATTTATTAATCAAAAATGTTGCCGGGTTAAAAGACCTTTATGGAAAAGAATTCAAAAATTACGCTAAAGAGCAACTCGGCATTATTGAAAAAATTTCAGGGCATATAGAGGCCATAAACAGTAAAGTAAATGCAATGACTTCAGAAAGAAAAATAGCAAATAGTACAACGGATCTTGATCATAAAGCCTCCGCTTATTGCAATCAAGTATTACCTTTATTTGAAGAAATACGCTACCATTGTGATAAATTGGAATTAGTAGTGGATAACGAACTTTGGCCCTTAACAAAATACCGGGAGTTGCTATTTACTTTATAG
- a CDS encoding glutamine synthetase beta-grasp domain-containing protein produces MSKSKLEYIWLDGYKPTANLRSKTKVEDDFSGKLEDCPIWSFDGSSTKQAEGGSSDCLLKPVAIYPDPARRDGYLVMTEVLNADGTPHESNSRATIDDDGDFWFGFEQEYFIMDKKTQLPLGFPVGGYPGPQGMYYCSVGGLNTHGRAFVEEHANLCINAGLNFEGINQEVASGQWEFQLFSKGAKEAGDEIWVARYLLDRLTEKYGYYIEYHPKPIKGDWNGSGMHANFSNSILRTCGSKEVYEKICEAFRPVTKEHIEVYGEFNDQRLTGEHETQSIHEFSYGVSDRGASIRIPIITVEKGWKGWLEDRRPASNGDPYKIAARIVKTVKSADV; encoded by the coding sequence ATGAGTAAGTCAAAATTGGAATACATTTGGTTGGATGGGTATAAGCCTACTGCCAACTTAAGAAGTAAAACTAAAGTTGAAGATGATTTTAGTGGTAAGTTAGAAGACTGCCCGATATGGTCTTTTGACGGAAGTTCTACCAAACAGGCAGAGGGTGGTTCATCTGATTGCCTATTAAAACCTGTTGCTATTTATCCGGATCCGGCAAGAAGAGACGGTTATTTAGTGATGACCGAAGTTTTAAATGCGGATGGTACTCCACATGAATCTAATTCCAGGGCTACTATTGATGATGATGGAGACTTTTGGTTCGGTTTTGAGCAGGAATACTTTATCATGGATAAAAAGACGCAATTACCACTAGGATTTCCGGTAGGGGGTTATCCTGGTCCTCAGGGAATGTATTACTGTTCCGTAGGTGGGTTAAATACTCACGGACGAGCTTTTGTTGAAGAACATGCTAATTTATGTATTAATGCAGGTTTAAATTTTGAAGGAATTAACCAGGAAGTTGCCAGTGGACAGTGGGAATTTCAATTATTTTCTAAAGGTGCTAAAGAAGCCGGTGATGAAATCTGGGTTGCCCGATATTTATTAGACCGTCTTACGGAGAAATACGGATATTATATTGAATACCATCCTAAGCCTATCAAGGGAGACTGGAATGGTTCCGGAATGCATGCAAATTTCTCAAATTCTATCTTGAGAACTTGCGGGTCAAAAGAGGTTTATGAAAAGATTTGTGAAGCCTTTAGACCAGTAACTAAAGAGCATATTGAAGTATACGGTGAGTTTAATGACCAACGATTAACGGGTGAACACGAGACGCAATCTATACATGAGTTTTCTTATGGTGTATCGGATCGAGGTGCTTCTATCCGAATCCCGATTATTACCGTAGAAAAAGGTTGGAAAGGTTGGTTAGAAGACCGTAGACCCGCATCTAATGGTGATCCTTATAAAATTGCTGCTAGAATTGTAAAAACAGTAAAGTCTGCAGATGTATAA
- a CDS encoding alpha/beta hydrolase family protein, which produces MIKIQLFLHFIFTLVITHTISSQSMIGVWKGNLKTPAGELPLILKVTEEGNETKTVLISPKQSPAEIPTLLKQHKSDSVTITVRSLNIIYKGRLQNDRMEGVFKQSEYTTPLTFIKTNAQIAKPSPRKQDPKPPYPYISEQITFTNKNAGNIELSGTLTLPKEVKNPPVVILISGSGPQDRNEEILNHRPFLILADHLTRRGIAVLRYDDRGTAKSEGVFKGAITSDFASDVEAAVSFLTNRKDLSVSKIGLIGHSEGGLIAPMVASTNKEIKFIVLLAGPGVNGKEIIKSQTRKSQELAGTPESFISTNDQFMEIVLSEIIAEEDPVQTVQRIKNRTEAYHATLDTVLQSQIPLQLIEKQAKQLANDPWMRNFLKSEPKNYLSQIKIPVLVLNGSKDIQVIPELNLPAIKNILESSGNTDHTIKELEGLNHLFQKSETGATSEYGTNEETFNKEALQLISDWVLEKSR; this is translated from the coding sequence ATGATCAAAATTCAATTATTCTTACATTTTATTTTTACCCTTGTTATTACTCATACAATATCCTCACAAAGTATGATAGGGGTATGGAAAGGAAATTTAAAAACACCTGCGGGAGAATTACCTTTAATCTTAAAAGTCACCGAAGAAGGTAACGAAACTAAAACCGTCTTGATTAGTCCGAAACAATCCCCTGCTGAAATACCCACATTACTTAAACAACATAAATCAGACTCTGTCACTATCACAGTAAGATCACTAAATATTATATATAAAGGAAGACTACAAAACGACCGGATGGAAGGTGTTTTTAAACAGTCCGAGTATACCACTCCATTAACTTTTATAAAAACGAATGCTCAAATTGCTAAACCGTCACCGCGAAAGCAAGATCCGAAGCCTCCGTATCCTTATATTTCAGAACAAATAACGTTTACCAATAAAAATGCAGGAAATATCGAACTTTCAGGTACGTTGACACTCCCTAAAGAAGTTAAAAATCCACCGGTAGTGATATTAATTTCCGGTTCCGGACCTCAAGATAGAAATGAAGAGATTCTGAATCATCGCCCCTTTCTGATACTTGCTGATCATTTGACCCGTCGCGGAATTGCAGTTTTACGCTATGACGATAGGGGTACTGCAAAAAGTGAAGGTGTTTTTAAAGGAGCAATTACTTCGGATTTTGCTAGTGATGTAGAAGCTGCCGTCAGTTTTCTTACAAACAGAAAAGACCTGTCCGTCAGTAAGATCGGTTTGATTGGACATAGCGAAGGGGGGCTAATTGCTCCTATGGTAGCTTCGACAAACAAAGAAATTAAATTTATAGTACTATTAGCAGGTCCCGGAGTCAATGGAAAAGAAATCATAAAATCCCAAACCCGGAAGTCACAGGAATTGGCTGGCACCCCTGAATCTTTTATCAGTACTAATGATCAGTTTATGGAAATTGTATTATCTGAAATTATAGCAGAAGAAGATCCTGTGCAAACAGTTCAACGTATTAAAAATAGAACCGAAGCATATCACGCTACCTTAGATACGGTTCTGCAAAGTCAAATACCCTTACAACTCATTGAGAAACAAGCAAAACAATTAGCAAATGATCCCTGGATGCGAAATTTTTTAAAATCCGAACCAAAAAACTATTTATCTCAAATAAAAATACCGGTGCTAGTATTAAATGGTTCTAAGGATATTCAAGTCATTCCTGAACTAAATCTACCTGCAATTAAGAATATCTTAGAAAGTTCAGGTAATACGGATCATACCATAAAAGAGTTAGAAGGTCTTAATCATTTGTTTCAAAAATCAGAAACCGGAGCTACCAGTGAATACGGTACTAATGAAGAAACTTTTAATAAAGAAGCACTTCAACTTATCTCTGATTGGGTGTTAGAAAAATCAAGATAG
- a CDS encoding calcium/sodium antiporter, with protein MNIGLVILGFFLLVLGGEYLVRASVALSFKLNLSKMVIGLTVVSFATSAPELLVSLQAALDGSADLSLSNVIGSNIANIGLVLGITAMISTLAIDRDFFRYNWPVMVGLSIILYIFLIINGVLDRWEGFILLLLLAVYLFFLIRRAKKEELPIDDEVDTTLQQVSNFKMYLWLLIGGVALYFGSEFLVQGAKEIALSLGVTEAVIGLTMVAVGTSVPELAASIIAALKKEKALSLGNLIGSNIFNIASVLGITAVIQPIRVADERLINVDIFWMLGFALCLLPLALLPQRMQIGKLKGLVIFVCYAGFVVMAFL; from the coding sequence ATTAATATCGGTCTGGTAATTTTAGGTTTTTTCCTTTTAGTACTAGGAGGGGAGTATCTTGTAAGAGCTTCCGTAGCCCTTTCGTTTAAATTGAACCTTTCTAAAATGGTCATCGGCCTGACCGTAGTTTCATTTGCTACCTCAGCACCCGAATTATTGGTAAGTTTACAAGCGGCACTAGATGGGTCGGCTGACCTTTCTTTAAGTAATGTTATCGGTTCTAATATTGCAAATATTGGATTGGTATTGGGGATTACCGCTATGATTTCGACCCTTGCCATAGACCGGGATTTCTTTAGGTACAATTGGCCCGTCATGGTAGGCTTATCTATAATATTATATATATTTCTGATCATAAACGGAGTACTAGATCGATGGGAAGGATTTATTTTATTATTATTATTGGCGGTATACCTGTTTTTTCTAATTAGGCGCGCAAAAAAAGAAGAATTACCAATTGATGATGAAGTGGATACTACCTTACAACAAGTATCAAATTTTAAAATGTACCTCTGGTTGCTAATTGGCGGCGTAGCCCTTTATTTTGGATCTGAATTTCTAGTACAAGGTGCAAAAGAAATTGCCTTATCCCTGGGAGTAACTGAAGCAGTTATTGGTCTCACCATGGTAGCCGTAGGAACCAGTGTGCCTGAGCTAGCTGCTTCAATAATTGCGGCACTTAAAAAGGAAAAGGCGCTGTCTTTAGGAAATTTAATTGGTTCCAACATTTTTAATATTGCTTCTGTCTTGGGAATTACTGCCGTTATTCAACCTATCCGTGTGGCAGACGAACGATTAATTAACGTCGATATTTTCTGGATGTTAGGATTTGCATTGTGTCTTTTGCCTTTAGCTTTACTACCTCAGCGAATGCAAATCGGTAAGTTAAAAGGACTGGTAATCTTCGTATGCTATGCTGGTTTTGTAGTAATGGCTTTTTTATAG
- a CDS encoding adenine phosphoribosyltransferase has translation MNLQPYIQDIPDFPKKDIIFKDITPLFKNQQAFQSAVEQLIAICPEPGSIDKVIGIESRGFIMGSIIANRLNAGFVPVRKQGKLPAEVISQKYDLEYGSAILEIHKDAIQEGERVLIHDDVLATGGTAKATQALIEKLGGTVVQFNFLIELVFLKGREGLNAPVGTLLTY, from the coding sequence ATGAATCTTCAACCTTATATTCAGGATATACCTGATTTTCCAAAAAAGGATATTATCTTTAAGGATATCACTCCGCTTTTTAAAAATCAACAAGCGTTCCAATCAGCTGTTGAACAGTTAATTGCTATTTGTCCGGAACCTGGTAGCATCGACAAAGTAATAGGCATAGAATCCCGGGGTTTTATTATGGGATCTATCATCGCAAACCGATTAAACGCTGGTTTTGTTCCGGTACGTAAACAAGGAAAACTACCTGCTGAGGTAATTTCGCAAAAGTATGACCTGGAGTACGGTTCGGCTATTTTAGAAATACATAAAGACGCTATTCAGGAAGGCGAACGTGTACTTATTCATGATGATGTTTTAGCTACAGGAGGTACGGCAAAAGCAACCCAAGCTTTAATCGAAAAATTAGGGGGAACCGTGGTTCAGTTTAATTTCTTGATAGAATTGGTATTTTTAAAAGGAAGGGAAGGATTAAACGCACCTGTAGGAACGTTGTTAACGTATTAA
- a CDS encoding TetR/AcrR family transcriptional regulator, whose product MKLPLYFLMETRGFHGALTSRIAKTAGVVNGTLFQYFPTKEKLILPALIWIKEELREYFEKHLVESLDAKQSIKFQIVILLARALEHRTKFDFLQ is encoded by the coding sequence TTGAAACTGCCGTTATACTTTTTAATGGAAACGCGCGGCTTCCATGGAGCATTGACTAGCAGGATTGCTAAAACCGCTGGTGTTGTAAACGGTACATTATTCCAATATTTCCCAACCAAAGAAAAGCTAATATTGCCCGCATTAATATGGATAAAGGAGGAGCTTAGAGAATATTTCGAAAAGCATTTGGTTGAAAGTTTAGATGCAAAGCAATCGATAAAATTTCAAATCGTTATTTTACTTGCACGGGCGCTAGAACATAGGACGAAATTTGATTTTTTGCAATAG